From one Streptomyces sp. CA-210063 genomic stretch:
- a CDS encoding S9 family peptidase, which yields MTESNGSTPQEQSGSMPDWEKRFRAPRVSLPDWAEDAPHRSLFVSNATGTYELYAWDRATGEQRQVTDRANGTTDGVLSPDGEWIWWFDDKDGDEFGVWRRQPFHGGPDEEAAPGLAPSYPAGLAIGRDGRTAIVGRSTDEDGSTIHLSRQGAAPVEIYRHRESAGVGDLSHDGSLIAIEHTEHGDAMHSALRVVRADGTTVAELDDTKGGTIELGLEVMGFAPVDGDTRLLIGHQRGGRWEPLVWDVVSAEETDLGLADRLEGDLSAEWYPDGSALLVAHSFEARSELFRYDLASRRLERVDTPKGTVSGATARPDGSVEYLWSSAAEPPVVRSTTGRVVLDPPGMKSPGSVTVEDVWVDGPGGRVHALVQRPAGVSGPYPTVFDIHGGPTWHDSDAFAAGPAAWLDHGYAVIRINYRGSTGYGRAWTDALKHRVGLIELEDIAAVREWAVSSGFADPERLILTGGSWGGYLTLLGLGVEPDAWTLGIAAVPVADYVTAYHDEMEALKAMDRTLLGGTPEEVPERFEASSPLTYVDAVKSPVYISAGVNDPRCPIRQIDNYVDRLAGRGAVHEVYRYDAGHGSLVVDERIKQLRLELDFAQRHVGPRP from the coding sequence ATGACTGAGAGCAACGGGTCCACCCCGCAGGAGCAGAGCGGGTCCATGCCCGACTGGGAGAAGAGGTTCCGGGCGCCGAGGGTGTCCCTGCCGGACTGGGCGGAGGACGCGCCGCACCGCTCGCTGTTCGTCTCCAACGCCACGGGCACGTACGAGTTGTACGCGTGGGATCGCGCGACCGGCGAGCAGCGCCAGGTCACGGACCGGGCCAACGGCACGACGGACGGTGTGCTCTCGCCCGACGGCGAGTGGATCTGGTGGTTCGACGACAAGGACGGCGACGAGTTCGGCGTCTGGCGCCGTCAGCCGTTCCACGGCGGCCCGGACGAGGAGGCGGCACCGGGCCTGGCCCCGTCGTACCCGGCGGGCCTGGCGATCGGCCGCGACGGCCGTACGGCGATCGTCGGCCGCTCGACGGACGAGGACGGCTCCACGATCCATCTGTCCCGGCAGGGCGCGGCGCCCGTCGAGATCTACCGCCACCGGGAGTCCGCCGGTGTCGGCGACCTCTCGCACGACGGCTCGCTGATCGCGATCGAGCACACCGAGCACGGCGACGCGATGCACTCGGCGCTGCGCGTGGTCCGGGCGGACGGCACGACGGTCGCCGAGCTCGACGACACCAAGGGCGGCACGATCGAGCTGGGCCTGGAGGTGATGGGCTTCGCCCCGGTCGACGGCGACACCCGGCTGCTCATCGGCCACCAGCGGGGCGGCCGTTGGGAGCCGCTCGTCTGGGACGTGGTCTCCGCCGAGGAGACCGACCTCGGACTCGCCGACCGGCTGGAGGGTGATCTGAGCGCCGAGTGGTATCCGGACGGCTCCGCCCTGCTCGTCGCCCACAGCTTCGAGGCCCGCAGCGAGCTGTTCCGCTACGACCTGGCGTCCCGGCGTCTGGAGCGCGTGGACACCCCGAAGGGCACGGTGTCCGGGGCCACGGCCCGCCCCGACGGCAGCGTGGAGTACCTGTGGTCCTCGGCCGCCGAACCGCCGGTCGTCCGCTCCACGACGGGCAGGGTGGTCCTCGACCCGCCGGGGATGAAGTCCCCCGGCTCGGTGACGGTGGAGGACGTCTGGGTGGACGGCCCCGGCGGCCGCGTCCACGCCCTCGTGCAGCGCCCGGCCGGCGTCTCGGGGCCGTACCCCACCGTCTTCGACATCCACGGCGGCCCGACCTGGCACGACAGCGACGCCTTCGCCGCCGGCCCGGCGGCCTGGCTGGACCACGGGTACGCGGTGATCCGCATCAACTACCGCGGCTCCACGGGCTACGGCCGTGCCTGGACCGACGCGCTGAAGCACCGGGTCGGTCTGATCGAGCTGGAGGACATCGCGGCGGTCCGGGAGTGGGCGGTGAGCTCCGGCTTCGCCGATCCCGAACGCCTCATCCTCACCGGCGGCTCCTGGGGCGGGTACCTCACGCTCCTCGGCCTCGGCGTCGAGCCGGACGCCTGGACGCTCGGCATCGCGGCCGTCCCCGTCGCCGACTACGTCACCGCGTACCACGACGAGATGGAGGCGCTGAAGGCCATGGACCGCACACTCCTCGGCGGCACGCCCGAGGAGGTCCCCGAGCGTTTCGAGGCCTCGTCCCCTCTGACCTACGTCGACGCGGTGAAGTCCCCCGTCTACATCTCCGCCGGTGTCAACGACCCCCGCTGCCCCATCCGCCAGATCGACAACTACGTCGACCGACTGGCCGGCCGAGGCGCCGTCCACGAGGTCTACCGCTACGACGCCGGCCACGGCTCCCTGGTGGTCGACGAACGCATCAAACAACTCCGCCTGGAACTGGACTTCGCACAACGCCACGTCGGCCCACGACCCTGA
- a CDS encoding nuclear transport factor 2 family protein translates to MTSSTSSTSTTSTTDLRKTVESFWAAAEGRDWAAFAETLAEDVVYELPQTRERIRGKERYMEFNREYPGDWHARIERIVAEPGQVVSWIHVTVGLEDLHAISFFTGDEDGRIATVTDFWPEPYEPPAGREHLVERY, encoded by the coding sequence ATGACCTCATCGACCTCATCGACCTCAACGACCTCAACGACTGATCTGCGCAAGACCGTTGAGAGTTTCTGGGCCGCCGCCGAGGGCCGGGACTGGGCCGCGTTCGCCGAGACGCTGGCGGAGGACGTCGTGTACGAGCTGCCGCAGACGCGGGAGCGGATACGCGGCAAGGAACGGTACATGGAGTTCAACCGCGAGTATCCGGGCGACTGGCACGCCCGGATCGAGCGGATCGTCGCCGAGCCGGGGCAGGTGGTCAGCTGGATCCACGTCACGGTGGGGCTGGAGGACCTGCACGCGATCTCCTTCTTCACCGGGGACGAGGACGGCCGGATAGCCACGGTCACAGACTTCTGGCCCGAGCCGTACGAGCCGCCGGCCGGTCGTGAGCACCTCGTCGAGCGGTACTGA
- a CDS encoding SURF1 family protein yields the protein MYRFLLTPRWWGINVFVLLAIPFCVFMGSWQLSRFEDRMQDHRAATERIDPADRAPARPLDELLPVDKETSGELATVTGRYGEQLLVPHREVDGKSGFYVLTLLRTDEGKALPVVRGWLPGAADPDRAPAAPTGEVTVTGSLQASETPGSNGVPVQGGLPAGQTTAISAAALVNLVPDDLYDAWITLDKGDSGMKAVPATAPQGTGLDLKAFQNLGYTGEWFVFAGFVVFMWFRLLRREVEFLRDAELGLVPDENQPGDGRPDENRPDENRSREAEPAR from the coding sequence GTGTACCGGTTTCTGCTGACGCCCCGATGGTGGGGGATCAACGTCTTCGTGCTGCTCGCCATCCCCTTCTGTGTGTTCATGGGGTCGTGGCAGCTGAGCCGGTTCGAGGACCGGATGCAGGACCATCGCGCGGCGACCGAGCGGATCGACCCGGCGGACCGGGCCCCGGCACGGCCGCTGGACGAGCTGCTGCCGGTGGACAAGGAGACCTCGGGCGAACTCGCCACGGTGACGGGTCGGTACGGCGAGCAGCTCCTCGTGCCGCACCGCGAGGTGGACGGCAAGAGCGGCTTCTACGTGCTGACGCTGCTGCGCACCGACGAGGGCAAGGCCCTTCCGGTCGTGCGGGGCTGGCTGCCCGGCGCCGCGGATCCGGACCGGGCCCCGGCCGCGCCCACCGGCGAGGTCACCGTGACCGGTTCACTGCAGGCGTCCGAGACCCCGGGGTCGAACGGCGTGCCCGTCCAGGGCGGGCTCCCGGCCGGCCAGACCACGGCGATCAGCGCGGCGGCGCTGGTGAACCTCGTGCCGGACGACCTGTACGACGCGTGGATCACGCTCGACAAGGGCGACTCGGGGATGAAGGCCGTGCCCGCGACCGCGCCGCAGGGCACCGGGCTCGACCTGAAGGCCTTCCAGAACCTCGGCTACACCGGCGAGTGGTTCGTCTTCGCCGGCTTCGTCGTCTTCATGTGGTTCCGACTGCTCCGCCGCGAGGTCGAGTTCCTCCGGGACGCGGAACTGGGCCTGGTCCCGGACGAGAACCAGCCGGGCGACGGCCGCCCGGACGAGAACCGCCCGGACGAGAACCGCTCCCGGGAAGCCGAGCCGGCCCGGTAG
- a CDS encoding SigE family RNA polymerase sigma factor yields MAEVLDFTAVQTRGTALRPPRRPRAPGSAGGMPVIAPMPAARPTRIPSQRDGADDTSTVPASGTTVDHLTETYRAHYRSLLGLAALLLDDTASCEDVVQEAFIRVHSARKRVRDPEKTLAYLRQTVVNLSRSALRRRILGLKLLSKPMPDMASAEEGAYDLLERDSLIKAMKGLQRRQREVLVLRYFADMTEAQVAETLGISLGSVKAYGSRGIAALRVAMEAPA; encoded by the coding sequence GTGGCAGAGGTTCTCGATTTCACCGCGGTACAGACGAGGGGCACCGCCCTCCGTCCACCCCGCCGTCCCCGTGCGCCCGGTTCGGCCGGCGGCATGCCGGTGATCGCGCCGATGCCCGCGGCGCGGCCGACCCGCATACCCAGTCAGCGCGACGGTGCGGACGACACGTCCACGGTGCCGGCCTCCGGTACGACGGTCGACCATCTCACCGAGACCTACCGCGCCCATTACCGTTCGCTCCTCGGCCTCGCGGCCCTCCTTCTCGACGACACCGCCTCCTGCGAGGACGTCGTCCAGGAGGCCTTCATCCGGGTGCACTCGGCGCGCAAGCGCGTCCGTGACCCGGAGAAGACGCTCGCCTATCTGCGCCAGACGGTCGTGAACCTCTCGCGCTCCGCCCTGCGCCGCCGCATCCTCGGTCTGAAGCTGCTCTCGAAGCCGATGCCCGACATGGCGAGCGCGGAGGAGGGCGCGTACGACCTGCTGGAGCGCGACTCCCTCATCAAGGCGATGAAGGGTCTCCAGCGCCGGCAGCGCGAGGTCCTCGTGCTGCGGTACTTCGCCGACATGACCGAGGCCCAGGTCGCCGAGACGCTCGGCATATCGCTGGGCTCGGTCAAGGCGTACGGCTCCCGGGGCATCGCGGCACTGCGCGTCGCCATGGAGGCGCCGGCATGA
- a CDS encoding aspartate-semialdehyde dehydrogenase, translated as MAVDAGRTGRPTLAVVGATGAVGTVMLQILSHRADIWGEIRLIASPRSAGRKLALRGEQVEVTTLSEEAFDGVDVAMFDVPDEVAEHWAPIAAAKGAVVVDNSGAFRMNPEVPLVVPEVNPHAARSRPRGIIANPNCTTLSMIVALGALHAEFGLRELVASSYQAVSGAGRAGVETLRQQIALVAGTELGTTPGDVRRAVGDNTGPFPEPVALNVVPWAGSLRADGWSSEEMKVRDESRKILGLPTLPVAVTCVRVPVVTAHSLTVHARFEGEVTVAKAREILATAPGVVLCDDPGAGEFPTPADVVGTDPTWVGRVRRALDDPTALELFVCGDNLRKGAALNTAQIAELVAAERAA; from the coding sequence ATGGCCGTCGATGCCGGGCGCACCGGCAGGCCGACGCTCGCGGTCGTGGGTGCGACCGGGGCCGTCGGCACGGTCATGCTCCAGATCCTGTCCCACCGCGCGGACATCTGGGGCGAGATCCGTCTGATCGCCTCCCCCCGCTCGGCCGGCCGCAAGCTGGCCCTGCGCGGGGAGCAGGTCGAGGTGACGACCCTGTCGGAGGAGGCCTTCGACGGGGTCGACGTCGCCATGTTCGACGTACCGGACGAGGTGGCGGAGCACTGGGCGCCGATCGCGGCGGCCAAGGGCGCGGTCGTGGTGGACAACTCGGGCGCCTTCCGGATGAACCCGGAGGTTCCCCTCGTCGTCCCCGAGGTCAATCCGCACGCCGCTCGCAGCCGTCCTCGCGGGATCATCGCCAACCCCAACTGCACGACCCTCTCCATGATCGTGGCGCTCGGCGCGCTGCACGCCGAGTTCGGGCTGCGTGAGCTGGTGGCCTCCTCGTACCAGGCGGTCAGCGGCGCGGGACGGGCCGGCGTGGAGACCCTGCGACAGCAGATCGCCCTGGTCGCCGGCACGGAACTGGGGACCACTCCCGGTGACGTACGGCGGGCCGTGGGCGACAACACCGGGCCGTTCCCGGAGCCGGTGGCGCTGAACGTGGTGCCGTGGGCCGGGTCGCTCCGGGCGGACGGCTGGTCGTCGGAGGAGATGAAGGTCCGGGACGAGTCCCGCAAGATCCTCGGGCTGCCGACCCTGCCGGTCGCCGTGACCTGTGTACGGGTGCCGGTCGTCACCGCGCACTCGCTCACCGTCCACGCCCGCTTCGAGGGCGAGGTCACCGTCGCCAAGGCACGCGAGATCCTCGCCACCGCCCCGGGGGTCGTGCTCTGCGACGACCCGGGCGCGGGGGAGTTCCCCACCCCCGCCGACGTGGTGGGCACCGACCCGACCTGGGTGGGGCGCGTACGCCGGGCCCTCGACGACCCGACGGCCCTCGAACTCTTCGTCTGCGGCGACAATCTGCGCAAGGGCGCCGCCCTCAACACCGCGCAGATCGCAGAGCTGGTGGCGGCGGAGCGGGCGGCGTAG
- a CDS encoding aspartate kinase, producing the protein MGLVVQKYGGSSVADAEGIKRVAKRIVEAKKNGHQVVVVVSAMGDTTDELIDLAEQVSPMPAGREFDMLLTAGERISMALLAMAIKNLGHEAQSFTGSQAGVITDSVHNKARIIDVTPGRIRTALDEGNIAIVAGFQGVSQDKKDITTLGRGGSDTTAVALAAALDAEVCEIYTDVDGVFTADPRVVKKARKIDWISSEDMLELAASGSKVLLHRCVEYARRYDIPIHVRSSFSGLPGTWVSNEKPESQGDHKVEHAIISGVAHDVSEAKVTVVGVPDKPGEAAAIFRAIADAEVNIDMVVQNVSAVTTGLTDISFTLPKTEGRKAIDALEKNKDGIGFDSLRYDDQIGKISLVGAGMKTNPGVTASFFEALSDAGVNIELISTSEIRISVVTRADDVPGAVRAVHSAFGLDSDSDEAVVYGGTGR; encoded by the coding sequence GTGGGCCTTGTCGTGCAGAAGTACGGAGGCTCCTCCGTAGCCGATGCCGAGGGCATCAAGCGCGTCGCCAAGCGGATCGTGGAAGCGAAGAAGAACGGCCACCAGGTGGTCGTCGTCGTTTCCGCGATGGGCGACACGACGGACGAGCTGATCGATCTCGCCGAGCAGGTGTCACCGATGCCTGCCGGGCGTGAGTTCGACATGCTGCTGACCGCCGGAGAGCGTATCTCCATGGCGCTGCTGGCCATGGCGATCAAAAACCTGGGCCACGAGGCCCAGTCGTTCACCGGTAGCCAGGCAGGCGTCATCACCGACTCGGTCCACAACAAAGCCCGGATCATCGACGTCACACCCGGCCGTATCCGTACGGCGCTGGACGAGGGCAACATCGCGATCGTCGCCGGGTTCCAGGGCGTCAGTCAGGACAAGAAGGACATCACGACCCTCGGCCGTGGCGGGTCGGACACGACCGCCGTCGCGCTGGCCGCCGCGCTCGACGCCGAGGTCTGTGAGATCTACACGGACGTCGACGGCGTCTTCACCGCCGATCCGCGCGTCGTGAAGAAGGCCCGGAAGATCGACTGGATCTCCTCCGAGGACATGCTCGAACTGGCCGCGTCCGGTTCGAAGGTGCTGCTCCACCGCTGTGTGGAGTACGCCCGCCGCTACGACATCCCGATCCACGTCCGCTCGTCCTTCTCCGGACTGCCGGGCACCTGGGTCAGCAACGAGAAGCCAGAGTCGCAAGGGGACCACAAGGTGGAGCACGCCATCATCTCCGGAGTCGCCCACGACGTCTCCGAGGCCAAGGTCACGGTCGTCGGCGTCCCGGACAAGCCGGGCGAGGCCGCCGCGATCTTCCGCGCCATCGCCGATGCCGAGGTCAACATCGACATGGTGGTGCAGAACGTCTCCGCCGTGACGACCGGCCTGACGGACATCTCCTTCACCCTCCCCAAGACCGAGGGCCGCAAGGCGATCGACGCCCTGGAGAAGAACAAGGACGGCATCGGGTTCGACTCGCTGCGCTACGACGACCAGATCGGCAAGATCTCCCTGGTCGGCGCGGGCATGAAGACCAACCCGGGGGTCACCGCCTCCTTCTTCGAGGCGCTGAGCGACGCGGGCGTGAACATCGAGCTGATCTCGACCTCCGAGATCCGCATCTCGGTCGTCACCCGCGCCGACGACGTCCCCGGGGCCGTGCGCGCCGTGCACTCCGCCTTCGGGCTCGACTCCGACAGCGACGAGGCCGTCGTCTACGGGGGTACCGGCCGCTGA
- a CDS encoding tetratricopeptide repeat protein, translating into MVEASGERAVAIGGSARNVATGDHVTQVDTQIGHVDTQIGHATVLPAEAFKPVGALGERLVRLPAATRLFVGRERELALLDEALGATRVVAVHGLGGIGKSTLVAHWIRESAADTNPVWWITADSPTAIDAGLTGLAMAMQPELVDVLPPKALRERALQWLATHDGWLLVLDNVSDPAHVEPLRERVPGGHFVITSRRATGWHGTATGVDLDVLDTAHAVELFGRICPTGGTGVPDLVAELGNLPLAVEQAAAFCRETGTSAERYLEMLAAYPADMFAASAEGGDPERTVARVWRVTLDRLEEGDLSAVVLLSVLAWFAPDAIPRRALEASAQPLVLARGLGRLAAHSMISVQGDTIAVHRLVQAVVRTPGGEADTAAAEFIDLARNQAIRLLLVALPEDYEDVASWPVWRSLLPHVQALAARVAPDEDTDELGRLVNGAGMFLYGQQDMRGAVRLLERARDIAVRFLGPENISALAVASNLGLAYAAAGDPGHAISLMRQVREAGARVLGEGSPEFAVLLGNVGSVHYAADDLDTAIDLHARSVELLRNTVGRDDPRTFRSRGNLLNDLIAAGQGAQAVRVMEEYLEDAVRRYGEDHPATLNARNNLAGAYMAAGEFERAVELLRRNVAERERMLGRDHPQTSLSLNNLGGAYRTAGRLSEAISVYERALEGYARSLGENHPYTRRVRDNLSEAHEAVRRHENAPPE; encoded by the coding sequence ATGGTGGAGGCATCGGGGGAGCGGGCCGTCGCGATCGGCGGGAGTGCGCGCAATGTCGCGACCGGGGACCACGTCACCCAGGTCGACACCCAGATCGGCCATGTCGACACCCAGATCGGCCATGCGACCGTGCTGCCGGCGGAGGCCTTCAAGCCCGTGGGCGCGCTGGGGGAGCGGCTGGTGAGACTGCCGGCCGCGACCCGGCTCTTCGTGGGGCGGGAGCGTGAACTCGCCCTGCTGGACGAGGCGTTGGGGGCCACGAGGGTCGTGGCCGTGCACGGTCTGGGCGGCATCGGCAAGTCCACGCTGGTGGCGCACTGGATCCGGGAGAGCGCGGCCGACACCAATCCCGTGTGGTGGATCACCGCCGACAGCCCCACGGCGATCGACGCCGGCCTGACCGGGCTCGCCATGGCCATGCAGCCGGAACTCGTCGACGTACTGCCCCCCAAGGCCCTGCGGGAACGGGCCCTGCAATGGCTGGCCACGCACGACGGATGGCTGCTCGTCCTCGACAACGTGAGCGATCCGGCCCATGTGGAGCCCTTGCGGGAGCGGGTACCGGGCGGGCACTTCGTGATCACCAGCCGCCGGGCGACCGGCTGGCACGGAACGGCCACCGGTGTGGACCTGGACGTCCTCGACACGGCACACGCGGTCGAACTGTTCGGGCGTATCTGTCCGACGGGCGGGACCGGGGTGCCCGACCTGGTGGCGGAGCTGGGCAACCTGCCGCTCGCGGTGGAGCAGGCGGCGGCGTTCTGCCGGGAGACGGGCACGTCGGCGGAGCGGTACCTGGAAATGCTCGCCGCGTACCCGGCCGACATGTTCGCCGCGTCGGCCGAGGGCGGGGACCCGGAGCGGACGGTGGCCCGGGTGTGGCGTGTGACGCTGGACCGGCTGGAGGAGGGCGATCTCTCGGCGGTCGTCCTGCTGTCCGTGCTGGCCTGGTTCGCGCCGGACGCGATTCCCCGGAGGGCGCTGGAGGCGTCGGCCCAGCCGCTGGTCCTCGCCCGGGGCCTCGGGCGCCTCGCCGCCCACAGCATGATCTCCGTACAGGGCGACACGATCGCCGTACACCGTCTGGTGCAGGCCGTCGTCCGGACTCCCGGCGGGGAGGCCGACACCGCGGCGGCCGAGTTCATCGATCTCGCCCGCAACCAGGCGATACGGCTGCTCCTCGTGGCCCTGCCGGAGGACTACGAGGACGTCGCTTCGTGGCCGGTGTGGCGCTCCCTGCTGCCGCACGTCCAGGCGCTCGCGGCCCGGGTGGCGCCGGACGAGGACACGGACGAACTCGGCCGGCTGGTGAACGGGGCGGGGATGTTCCTCTACGGCCAGCAGGACATGCGGGGGGCGGTACGCCTTCTGGAGCGCGCCCGCGACATCGCCGTACGGTTCCTGGGGCCCGAGAACATCAGCGCGCTGGCGGTGGCGAGCAATCTCGGCCTGGCGTACGCGGCGGCCGGTGACCCCGGCCACGCGATCAGCCTGATGCGGCAGGTCCGGGAGGCCGGCGCGCGGGTCCTGGGCGAGGGCAGCCCCGAGTTCGCGGTGCTCCTCGGCAATGTGGGCTCGGTGCACTACGCCGCCGACGACCTGGACACGGCGATCGACCTGCACGCCCGGTCGGTGGAGCTGCTGCGGAACACCGTGGGCAGGGACGACCCGCGCACCTTCCGGTCCCGGGGCAACCTGCTGAACGACCTGATCGCCGCGGGCCAGGGAGCGCAGGCGGTGCGGGTGATGGAGGAGTACCTGGAGGACGCCGTACGCCGCTACGGCGAGGACCATCCGGCCACACTGAACGCCCGCAACAACCTGGCCGGGGCCTACATGGCCGCCGGAGAGTTCGAGCGGGCCGTCGAACTGCTGCGGCGCAATGTCGCCGAGCGTGAGCGCATGCTGGGCCGCGACCATCCGCAGACCTCGCTGTCGCTGAACAACCTCGGCGGCGCGTACCGCACGGCGGGGCGCCTGAGTGAGGCCATCTCGGTGTACGAGCGGGCGCTGGAGGGCTATGCGCGCTCACTCGGCGAGAACCATCCGTACACGCGAAGAGTGCGCGACAACCTGTCGGAGGCCCATGAGGCGGTCCGTCGCCACGAGAACGCACCCCCCGAGTGA
- a CDS encoding response regulator transcription factor, with protein sequence MRVLLVEDDEPVAESLRRGLLRYGFEVEWVSTGGAALSYGGPYDVVLLDLGLPDTDGLDVCKALRSRSDVPIIVISARSDETDRVVGLELGADDYVSKPFGVREVIARIRAVMRRMQPRAADAPAAGPDRYGPRLTIDRKAARVHLDGREVGLAPKEYDLLAFLTEEPGALMSREQIMEAVWDANWFGPTKTLDVHVAALRRKLAGAITIEAVRGVGFRLIVNEGGTVQDAQGAEGSGAS encoded by the coding sequence GTGCGCGTACTTCTGGTGGAAGACGACGAGCCGGTCGCCGAGTCGCTCCGGCGCGGGCTCCTGCGATACGGCTTCGAGGTGGAGTGGGTCTCCACGGGCGGGGCGGCCCTGTCGTACGGCGGTCCGTACGACGTCGTCCTTCTCGATCTCGGCCTGCCCGACACGGACGGCCTCGACGTCTGCAAGGCCCTGCGGTCCCGCAGCGATGTTCCGATCATCGTGATCAGCGCGCGCAGCGACGAGACGGACCGCGTGGTCGGCCTGGAGCTGGGCGCGGACGACTACGTCTCCAAGCCGTTCGGCGTGCGTGAGGTGATCGCCCGCATAAGGGCGGTGATGCGCCGTATGCAGCCCCGCGCCGCCGACGCGCCGGCCGCCGGCCCCGACCGCTACGGCCCCCGCCTCACCATCGACCGCAAGGCCGCGCGCGTCCACCTCGACGGTAGGGAGGTGGGGCTCGCCCCCAAGGAGTACGACCTCCTCGCCTTCCTCACCGAGGAGCCGGGCGCCCTGATGTCGCGCGAGCAGATCATGGAGGCGGTCTGGGACGCGAACTGGTTCGGGCCGACGAAGACGCTGGACGTGCATGTGGCGGCGCTGCGGCGGAAGCTCGCCGGGGCGATCACGATCGAGGCGGTGCGGGGGGTCGGGTTCCGGTTGATCGTGAACGAGGGCGGGACCGTCCAGGACGCCCAGGGCGCTGAGGGCTCCGGCGCCTCATGA
- a CDS encoding sensor histidine kinase, translating into MIRQLLRSYVVLVAVAIALFTVPVAYTLTAQLRGDTLSSVGREAETMARLLGNGDGASCEALKRLAKAYEPAEVEVQVATTNGCTPKDLTAPARDTALTKALRDGEKTEDWGSDFIWGPHLVVTVPAHDATTGEVVGAVRIVFSTDHLTSRLWQIWGFRAGLAVLVLGAAAIIGVFVARRLTRPLLQLNEMASKLSDGDLTARSPVTGPQETQTLARTLNQAGERLDTLIASQRIFVADASHQLRTPLTALRLSLDNIADGTDDEFVREDVEQATAEVVRMSRLVNGLLVLARAEAKVTAAEPLSLRDVIQERLDVWRPAADERGVTITLRGSADGRPLVLASPGHLDQVLDNVLSNALEVSPDGATITVLVEPRGDEVVLSVLDEGPGMSDAEKSRAFDRFWRGQGLTGRSGSGLGLAVVKQLVTDDGGTVALKDAPGGGLCVALTLRAARHGGG; encoded by the coding sequence ATGATCCGTCAGCTGCTTCGCAGTTACGTCGTCCTCGTCGCCGTCGCGATCGCGTTGTTCACCGTGCCGGTGGCGTACACGCTCACCGCGCAGTTGCGGGGCGACACCCTCAGCTCCGTCGGGCGCGAGGCCGAGACCATGGCCCGGCTGCTGGGCAACGGCGACGGCGCCTCCTGTGAGGCGCTGAAACGGCTGGCCAAGGCGTACGAACCCGCCGAGGTCGAGGTCCAGGTGGCCACCACCAACGGATGTACGCCCAAGGACCTGACCGCACCCGCCCGCGACACGGCGCTGACCAAGGCGCTGCGGGACGGCGAGAAGACGGAGGACTGGGGTTCGGACTTCATCTGGGGCCCGCACCTGGTGGTCACCGTGCCCGCCCACGACGCGACGACGGGTGAGGTGGTCGGCGCCGTACGCATCGTCTTCTCCACCGACCACCTCACGTCCCGTCTCTGGCAGATCTGGGGCTTCCGGGCGGGGCTGGCCGTGCTGGTCCTCGGGGCGGCGGCGATCATCGGTGTCTTCGTGGCCCGCCGGCTCACCCGACCCCTCCTCCAGCTCAACGAGATGGCGAGCAAGCTCAGCGACGGCGACCTGACGGCCCGCTCCCCCGTGACCGGCCCCCAGGAGACACAGACCCTCGCCCGCACGCTCAACCAGGCCGGCGAGCGCCTCGACACCCTGATCGCCTCGCAGCGGATCTTCGTCGCGGACGCCTCGCACCAACTGCGTACCCCTCTCACGGCCCTGCGGCTGTCCCTGGACAACATCGCGGACGGTACGGACGACGAGTTCGTACGGGAGGACGTGGAGCAGGCCACCGCCGAGGTGGTCCGGATGAGCCGCCTGGTCAACGGTCTGCTGGTGCTGGCGCGGGCCGAGGCGAAGGTGACGGCGGCGGAACCGCTGTCCCTGCGCGATGTCATCCAGGAACGCCTCGATGTGTGGAGACCGGCCGCCGACGAGCGCGGAGTCACCATCACGCTCAGGGGGAGTGCCGACGGCCGGCCGCTTGTGCTGGCCAGTCCCGGTCATCTGGACCAGGTCCTGGACAACGTGCTTTCCAACGCCCTGGAGGTCTCACCGGACGGTGCGACCATCACGGTCCTGGTGGAGCCGCGGGGCGACGAGGTGGTGCTGTCGGTGCTGGACGAGGGGCCCGGTATGTCGGACGCCGAGAAGTCCCGCGCCTTCGACCGCTTCTGGCGCGGTCAGGGCCTCACCGGGAGGTCCGGCTCCGGCCTCGGCCTCGCCGTCGTCAAGCAACTCGTCACCGACGACGGCGGAACCGTGGCCCTCAAGGACGCGCCCGGGGGCGGGCTGTGCGTCGCGCTCACGTTGCGGGCGGCGCGGCACGGGGGTGGCTGA